Genomic DNA from Garra rufa chromosome 22, GarRuf1.0, whole genome shotgun sequence:
aataattacataaaatgaaacattttgaaaaaatCATGTGTAAATGTGATACTAAAGATAAATGccaaaaacattgataaaacagCAATTTATGACATTTTAgagcaattaaaaaatattaaattaaagtaaataaaacattttaaaaatgaatgtacTTTGTGTAAATGTGATATAAAAAGAGTTTtgactattatttttatattttgtctgACTTTATTGTAgtggatggattttttttttttttttttttttttttacagatatggACACTTATGCTTTTTTCTTCAGTGTCGGGTGTCAAAGAGTTTtgactattatttttatattttgtctgACTTTAATGTAGCagatggatgttttttttttttgttttttttttacagatattgACACTTTTCTGCTTTGTTCTACAGTATCAGGGCTAGCGATAAGAGAgccaaaaaaatcaatttaagacattttagagcaaataaataaaataaaatgaaacattaaaattaaaattgtgacCATTAACTGAGAGTCATTGCAGACAAAATTAGGActtgattattattataattttttttataattgtagcTTCTTTACTCTGTTATTTTGTCAGATCGGTAAGAGCCAAATCTGGACCCATCTTCAAGGGCATTTGCAAGAACTTCTCAAGGTCACAAGGTCACGGATTCATTCGCCCCTCCCATGGAGGAGAAGACATATTTGTTCACATCTCAGAGTAAGTGTGATAATTAAAATGGTAAATATTAAATTGTAAGCATtgaatttaaaattgttttagttTAGCAACTGCTTTAAAagatgattaaaaataaatatgtaaagaaatgttaaaatataatgtaatgttatattatatcatactctttttttttttagtattgagGGTGAATATGTGCCAATGGAGGGTGATGAGGTGACCTACAAAGTGTGTCCTGTTCCTCCCAAGAACCTAAAATTCCAAGCCGTTGAGGTGGTCATCACCAACCTGTCTTCCGGGAGGAAGCACGAGACCTGGTCCGGGCAAGTTATCAGCTCCTAGCTCTTACATTCAAAGcccaacagaagaaaaaaagcaGAGAGGAAGAAATAAAGTAAAGGTTTAACTCGAGGTGCTCATGCTGGCGTAAAATGGTGTTGTGTGTAAGTAGGATAGGGATGGAATAGCAATTAGGGTTATGCAACTGTTGTTTTCTCCGGCCTGGCAAATAAGCAACAGGAAGTTAGTGAAAGGTTTGTTTGGAAAATGTTTTGGGATGCAAGTCAGCTGAGCTTTAATATAGCGTTGGCAGAACATAACATAACTGTGAAACAAAAAAGCAGCAGTGTTGCCCTTGTTTGAAACTTTGTCATTCATatgtaattaattatgta
This window encodes:
- the csdc2a gene encoding cold shock domain-containing protein C2a, whose product is MADSDSTSTSDRKPHCPHTPISLSLPFLREGSNVLERKPPQTGEPPSPLPTKRTRTYSASVRAKSGPIFKGICKNFSRSQGHGFIRPSHGGEDIFVHISDIEGEYVPMEGDEVTYKVCPVPPKNLKFQAVEVVITNLSSGRKHETWSGQVISS